The nucleotide sequence CATCAGAAGTCCTCTTAGATCGGAAAGCCTTCTCCACCTCCGGAGCAACCTTAAAAGCCGCCTGCAAAACCTCCGGCGACAATGCCTTCCACACCGACGTCTTCCCCGCCAAATGCGTGAAAATGGGACtgcaaaaacatttttaaaaaaaattaacataatcttcaaatctatccaaaaatataataaagtttaaaaagtaACTTACTCAGGAGTAGTCACGATGGAGAACCAAGACAAGCCATCAGAATCAGCAATCTTGGACACAACAAAGAACCTAGGAACAATAAACAAAGCTCCAGCTTTCACATGAGTCTCAAGAACTCTCTTCCCATCTGCACCAACGACTTGAACACGACCGCTACCACCAACAATGTATGTAACTTGTAGGGCAGAGTCACAAGAAAATCCAGGAGAACACATCGAGTGCCCATCGATCCTCACCAGATCAGCACCAAACCCGACTTCACCAACCAAGGGAAGATTCTTTGTGTTCAACACAACAACTCTTCCTCCATCCTTGATATCAACATCAAGAGGAGCCTCCAAACAGTTCAGAACAAACCCTTCTCTGTCACCTTTCCTAGGTGAAGGCATTTTCAAACTCGCATCAACCTTCACGATCCCATTACCAGTCTGAGATCCGACAAGCTTCTTCACGGTGGTCTCGTCGAGATCCCATGCTCTGCCAACAAACTCGGTTGAAAAACCGGTGAAGATCCCATTGGATCCGGTTAGGTAAAAGTCAGTGAACTGTCCTGCTTTGTGACCCTTGTGCGTCTCACCGAGGAAGAGAATGACAAGCTCAGTGTCGGCACTGTTGAACCACCATGTCACTACACCGAAAGGTAAAGCTATGGAGTCTCCTTTCTTGATCTCAATCACTTTCTCCTCTTTCTCAGGGAGAACAATTCCTGCTGTTCCAGATCCTGACAATTGTTTCAAGAAACATTCTTATAATACCATTCACGGAAAATGGTTAaatcattataatataatcctcaaatatacaattaaaaCGTAAGaccttattattcaaaaaaaaacaataaaaacggACCTTCAAGAACATAAGCGACCTTGGAGGAATCGGAGTAGCGAGGAAGAGCTAAGCCATACTTCTCTAGAGCGAGCTTAGCGGCTCCAATGTTGCCATCACGTAGCATGGGTAACTCTTCAGGACACCATGCAAAGTACGAACCACCGTCTCCTCCGTACACTTTCTTTGGTAGTCTCGGTGAAAGATCCAACTCCATTGTTAAACGCTAAAGTTAAACGGTGAGAGAATAATTAAAGAAGAAAGACTTTAGATGTGATGTGAGAAGTGATTGATATTTTGATAGAGAGAGTACGTATATTTATATGGGCTGAGAATATCCATTCGGTTACAAATTGAGAGAGTCTTTGGAAACTGATCTTTGACTCTGGATAATTACATTCAGCAACGTTTGGATAATTATGGATAATACTGTAACTTTTTAATTGATAGTATTTCGATACTATTATAAAACGTCGGATAATTATCTCTTTTCAAAAAGGTATGGATAATTATATGGATAACACAACAATTTTCAACTCACATAGTTTGGATATTATTTCTTTAACAGTTATCTACCTTAtctgaaactatttaaaatttattacatATAATTTCACAacaaatcataaatttaaatataagttatatatatgaatatattttattaaaagttgataaattaaaatatagagatCCTGTAGTGTCACAAAGAAAATAGAGATCCTGTAATTTTATTTCCGAGTATTTTGGAAACTTTTTGTAATTCTTATCGCTATCCAAATTTGGTTGATACAATAATTTCAATTcctataataaaatttcattaatttttaatacatgattttttgaaagtttaagATTTAACAAAACCTAAGTTCAATCTTTTTATAATATCCGTGCAGGTTACGCATAGTAAAATTATCTATTCAATAGTATTCATTATGACCTTGATatgtgtttttcttaaattacaGATTATATACTTTGCACATCACATAGTAATCATTTcaacattttaaaacttttatattatCAAAGGATCATCGTGTTATTTgcttttataattaatttgttGGTCTTTcttgatatatttattatagtaaTTGGATGATACTACAGTTATTATTATTTCGACTTGTTTTCTGTTactaatgaaatatatatgaaaaaggtATTTGACTTAAGATTAAAACGATCAGTTACGGATAATGAAGcatttaattcatatatatatatatatatatatatatatatatattattaaaacagcaactgataaaagattatg is from Brassica napus cultivar Da-Ae chromosome A4, Da-Ae, whole genome shotgun sequence and encodes:
- the LOC106450036 gene encoding glutelin type-D 1-like — protein: MELDLSPRLPKKVYGGDGGSYFAWCPEELPMLRDGNIGAAKLALEKYGLALPRYSDSSKVAYVLEGSGTAGIVLPEKEEKVIEIKKGDSIALPFGVVTWWFNSADTELVILFLGETHKGHKAGQFTDFYLTGSNGIFTGFSTEFVGRAWDLDETTVKKLVGSQTGNGIVKVDASLKMPSPRKGDREGFVLNCLEAPLDVDIKDGGRVVVLNTKNLPLVGEVGFGADLVRIDGHSMCSPGFSCDSALQVTYIVGGSGRVQVVGADGKRVLETHVKAGALFIVPRFFVVSKIADSDGLSWFSIVTTPDPIFTHLAGKTSVWKALSPEVLQAAFKVAPEVEKAFRSKRTSDAIFFPPPN